The stretch of DNA GGGAGGAGTTCTATGTTAAAAAGTATCCGGGCAAAGATATTACTGGCGATCCTGACAGTAACCATGTTTACTGCCTGTTCTCTTACGGGGGTATTTTATTTTCGGGCAGCAGGGATGATCGAAGAAAATTATTCAGGTATCCTGTATGGACGGATGCAGCAAACTATAAAAGATCTGGACGAATCCCTGAAAGAGATTTATTATGTGAATACGAGAACTGCCTGGGATACAGATATACGGAATAATGCGAAGGAATACAGCTGTACAGGAAATGAAAACAGCCTGGAAAATATGGCTGGGCTTCTCCGGGAACACAGTCGGGAATATAAAGATATCAACTCCCTTTACTTTGTCTTTCCAGACAAAAAAATGGCTGTGACTTCTGAGGAATTTCCGGTAAACAAGCAGGGGATTTCAGGAGAACATATCGAGGAATTGGAAAAAATACAGGAACTGGATTCCTTTCCGGTTCTTGTGGAATCTCCGATCCATGAAGGCGGCAGCTTTCTTTCTGTGATCCAGAAGGTAGAGGATGATAACGGAGAGATTCTGGGGTATGTTGTCGCAGATATCAGGGAACGGGCAATTTATTACGAATATCTGGAAGCTGTCAATGATGAAAAGATCACCAGAATAGTTCTGGTAGACAGAAATGATGAAATCGTGACATCCGGAGACTACAGTGACATTGGAAAAACATTTCCGGAGATTACAGACCAGAATGCTCCCAAAATGGAAGGCTATGCAGAAAAAAACGGTGTGATCTCTTTTTTCAGCAGAGGTAGCTTTTCAGACTGCGGCTTATATCTGGAGGTACCGAAAAAAGAAGTTTTAAGCGGACTTTCCCGGATGCGGCTCTTTCTGATCGGAATATTTGGTGCAGTTTTTGTGGCAGCTGTGCTGCTGGCACTGTGGCTCTCCAGAGTAGTCTGCGGACCGCTCAGATCCATGACTGGCACGGTTGAGAAGGTTGGTGAGGGAGATCTGAGCCTCCGTACAGAAGTGACTACTGCTGATGAGATCGGAACCCTCGGAAAAGAATTCAACCACATGCTGGATTATATCGAAGCTCTGATCGCCCAGGTGATCGAAGAGGAACAGCAGAAAAAAGATGCAGAGCTGGAAGCACTGCAGTATCAGATCACACCGCATTTTATGTATAATACATTGAACTCCATCAAATTTGCGGCATTTCTGAAAGGGGAAAAAGAGCTGGCGGGGCTTATTGGAGATTTCGTGGAGCTTCTGCAGGCCAGTATCAACAAAAAGGGAAGCTTCCTTTCTGTTGCCGATGAGATCCATATACTGAAAAATTATATCCATCTGCAGGATTTTCGCTATCAGGGAAGCTTTCGGGTGAAATATGAGATCTCTGAGGAAGCATACCGGTGCTATATTCCAAGACTGATCCTTCAGCCGCTTGTGGAGAATGCTCTTCTTCACGGGATCGACATCAAACGGCAAACAGGAAAAATCTGGATCAGCGGAAACGTAAGTGAAGGAAAGCTGATCCTCATAGTAAAGGATAACGGCAGAGGAATGACAAAAGAGCAGATCCGAGATCTTTTTAACAGTCATGCAAAAAAAACAAACGGACTTTCCGCAGTGGGGATTCCAAATGTAAAAGAACGCCTGGAGCTTTATTACGGGACACAGGGAGGAATGGAATACGTAAGCAGTGGAAACGGTACAGAGGTCACGGTATTTCTGCCTGCGATCTATGATATGCCTGAAGAAGGGAGAAAAAATTAATGTACAGAACACTGGTGGCAGATGATGATTTTCTTGTAAGGAGCTATCTCAAAACCCTGGATTCCTGGGAAAAAGCAGGATATGAGATCGTGGATGATGCAGAAGACGGGAGGAAGCTTATGGATTCCTTCAGAAAGAAAAAATCGATGTTCTTGTGACGGATCTTACCATGCCTGTGATGGATGGAATTGAGCTGATCAGAAAAATCCGTGAGGAAAACAGGGATATCTATATTATCGTGCTCAGCTGTCATGATGATTTTGAATATGTAAAAGAGGCCATGCGTCTTGGGGCGGATGAATATGTATTAAAGAACAGTCTGGACGAGGATAGTCTTTATGATACTCTGGAAAAATCAGCCCGGCTGATCGAGAAGCGCAGAGAAAAAAGTCAGGAACAGGCACGGACGAGAAAGCTGATCCATCTGGGAAGTCACGCTCTGAAGTATTATTTTTTTAACGGACTGATCTCGGGAATGCTGAAAAATCAGGTACGTGAGGAAAAGCGTGTGGAAGCCGGAATCGCCGGGAAATATTTTAACAGTGCTGTGATCTGTATGTTTATGGAGAACTGGGCAGAGAGGGAAAGACAATGGACGCCGCTGGAAGTGGAACAGTATTCCCATCATTTCCGTCACAGACTGCTGGAACGTACGGAGGAGCTTCTTGGGACAGAAAGTGAATTTACGGAAGTGGTCTATCTTGGCGCAGGGATTTTTTGCTGTTTTCTTGATCTTTCCGGAGACTGCAGGACATCGGCTATGCAGCAGAGACTGACTGAGGCAGCAGCGATCTGCTATCGGCACTGTCAGGAGGATCTTTGTGATTTTGGTATCAGTGTCAGCAGTGTCTGCATGGGAGAGGATGGGATCCGCCAGGCTTATCAGCAGGCCAGAGAAATGATGAAGCTGCATTTTTATGAGAAAAAAGAGATCCTTTATTTTGAAGGACGGAAGAAAGCGGACAGTGTTTTACCGGAAAGTGCTGAGAAGCTGGAAGGGCAGATTTCCAGGTTGAAGGCAGGGAAAGACCGAAAGAAAGCGGAGGAGCTTTGGACACAGGTTCTCGCTGACTGTCAGGATCGCTATACCGACGGAAGAATTTTGGTACAGTGGCTTAAGAAATTGAATCAGACAGCCGGAATTGAGAAAGAGTCCATCTGGTATGGAGATATCGAAAGCTTTGAGAAATTCAGGGAAAAGGGCAGTGCCTGTATTTCACAGCTTTTTGTAGGGGAAGAGGATGCTGTTCCGGAGGGAATCTCTGCTGCTGTGAAAAAAGCTCTGGAGTTTATCCGGGAACATTATGAAGCGCCGATCAGCCTTCAGGATGCAGCAGATGCGGCGGAGGTGAATCCTGCTTATCTCAGTTATCTTTTCAAACAGGAGATGAAGATCGGTTTTTCCAATTATGTGCAGGAGCTTCGGATCGACTATGCAAAGAAGCTTCTTTCAGAGACGAACTGTAAAGTTAAGGATGTGGCGTTGCGTTCCGGTTTTGGAGATTATCATTATTTTTCCAAGATATTTAAGAAGTTTACGGGCTTAAGTCCTGCGGAATACAGAAAAGAATCCGGATTATCATAGAAAGAGGTGCTTAGTATGGGAGTTACTATAAGGCAGATCGCGGAAGCTGCCGGTGTTTCCAGAGGTACTGTTGACAGAGCGTTAAATAACAGGGGCAGGATCCGTCCGGAGGTTGCTGAGAGGATCCGTGCCATCGCTGATGAGATGGGGTATAAGCCGAATCAACTGGGCCGTGCTCTATCCATGAGCAGAAATAATATTAAGATCGGCGTGATCCTGCAGGGTGCGGAAACACCTTTTATGAAAGAAGTTCTGAAGGGAATCCAGGAGGCGTGCGCTGAGGTGGATAATCTTGGTGGTACAGTCCTGGTCCATAAGATCGAGCATCAGAATGCGGAGGATGTTATTCTCGCCATGGAGAAGATGCGGATGGAAGAGGTTAGTGGTATTGCCATGGTTCCTTTGGATGAGGAACGTGTGAAAAGGGAAATTGATCGGTTTGTGGAGGAATTTCGGATCCCGGTGGTGACGTTTACTTCGGATGTGGAGGATACGAAACGGCTTTGCTTTGTAGGGCAGAACGGTGTGCAGTGTGGCCGTGCGGCTGCGGGGCTTATGGGGGAGCTGACCGGTGGAAAAGGAAAGGTTGCTGTGATTTCCGGCTATAGTACCAATACTTCTCTGAGTAGCAGGGTGGTTGGATTCCGTGAGGAAATTGCGCGGAAGTATCCTGGGATTGAGATCATTGGGCCGGAGTATTGCTTTGAGGAGAATGGCAGGGCCAGGGAAATTACGGAAGGGATATTTAAGGATGTTCCGGATCTTGACGGGATATATCTTACTTCTCATGGGGAGGAGGGGGTGTGTGAGGCAATTGCCGGAGCGGGGAAAGCTGGTCAGGTGAAGATGGTTGCCAATGATTTTATGGGGCGGAATTATGAGCTGATGAGGGAAGGATTTATTCATTTCCTGATCGGGCAGGATGCCAGGATACAGGGGTATGAGCCGGTGATGATTTTGTTCCGGCTGCTGTTTAATGGGGAAGCGCCGGAGAGGGCGAAGATTTTTACGGAAATATATATAAGGAATGAGTATACGATTCCGGAGGGGAGACACTGAAGTGGGGTGTCTCCTTTTTTTTGTGCGGAGGGACGCCGCGGAAGGGGATGCTGTCTGGTCTGCGGCTTCGTCGGGGGCTGGCTTCTAGGACGCCGGAAATCTGCTAAAAGCGTTTTTCAAAAGTCCGAACTCGCGGCCTGTTGCCGCTCAGACAGCGGACTTTTGAAAAACAACGCAGATTCCCGCCGTCCAAGAATCAGCTCCCCTCCTGCAGAAGCAGAGCCAGACAGCATCCCCTTCCGCGGCTGGTGCTTCCAGCGAGAAAAAATGTCGTTTGACGATAGGTTGTGGGTCGTCAGCGCTGCGCTGGACGACTGCAAGGGCTGAGTTTGCGTCTGTTTGCCGGGAGAGTTGTGGGCATCGGCGCTGCGCTGGATGCTGGAAGGGGTGTGGCATCGGCGCTGTGCTGGATGTTTGAGGGGATGTGAGCTGTGATGCTGTGCTGGATGCTTGAAGGGATGTGAGTTGTGATGCTGTGCTGGATGTTTGGAGGGGGTGGTGTGTGGGATGATTAGGGTGATTGTATGGGAATGTGTTGGAGATATTTTCGGTGAAGTTGACCTAAAAATATTACATATTGTGGCTAAAAATAGTTCTCGTCATTTTTAATAGAAAAAAGATGGTAATATTGTACAATATTAGGGGTTGCGATTTGTGTGTTGCGATGATATTATATTAAGCATAAAGAGCGTGTTCGGACACGCAAGGAGATTACATTGGGAAAATAAATCAAAAGGAGATCAAAACTATGATTAAAGTTGGTATTATCGGAGCAGGTAGAATTGGTAGAGTTCATATTACCAGTATCACAACAAGGGTGCCGGATGCGGTGATCAAGACGGTTGCAGATCCTTTCTTAAATGATGAGACTGCTGCATGGGCTAAGAGCATGGGTGTTGAGCACACGACTAAGGATTATAAGGAAATCATCAATGATCCTGAGATTTCCGCAGTTCTGATCTGTTCTTCTACAGATACTCATTCTCCGATTTCTGTAGAGGCTATCAAGGCTGGCAAGCATGTTTTCTGTGAGAAACCGATCGATCATGACATTGCCAAGATCAAAGAGGTTATCGATGCTCTTGAGGGCACAAATCTGAAATATCAGGTTGGTTTTAACAGAAGATTCGACCATAACTTTGAGTCTCTTCAGCAGGCTGTTGCAGCTGGTAAGGTTGGTAAACCGGAGATCATCAAGATCACTTCCCGCGATCCTGAGCCGCCTAGCATTGATTATGTTAAGGTTTCCGGTGGCATGTTCCTGGATATGACAATTCATGATTTCGATATGGTTCGTTATCTTGCAGGCTGCGATGCTACAGAGGTTTATGTTCAGAGCGCAAATCTGGTTGATCCGGCTATTGGTGAGGCTGGGGATGTTGATACAGCTGTTATCACTCTTCAGATGGAGAATGGTGCTATTGCTGTTATCGATAACTGCAGAAGAGCTTCCTATGGCTATGATCAGAGAGCTGAGGTTTTCGGTTCTGATGGTATGGCTGCTATTTCCAATGACAGCCAGTCTTCCACAGTGATCAGCAATGCTGAGGGTGTTACAGGCGAGAAGCCGATGTTCTTCTTCCTTGAGAGATACATGGACGCTTATGGTAAAGAGGTTGCAGCATTTATTGATGCGATCGTTAATGACAAAGAAACACCTCTTAATGTTTATGATGGTCTGAAGCCGGTATTAATGGGTCTTGCAGCTAAGAAATCCAGCGAGGAGCACAGACCGGTTAAGATTTCTGAGATTATGGAATAATTCAAATAAAAAGGAGAATTGACCAATGTTTGATAAGAATAAAGTAAAGCTTGGTATTGCACCAATTGCATGGACAAATGATGATATGCCGGATCTTGGCAAAGAGAATACTTTTGAGCAGTGCGTCAGTGAGATGGCTCTTGCCGGTTTCACAGGCTCCGAGGTGGGTAACAAGTATCCGAAGGATCCTGAGGTTCTTAAGAAGGCTCTTGAGCTTCGTGGTGTTGAGATCTGTAACCAGTGGTTCTCAAGCTTCCTGATCACCAAACCGTTTGAGGAGGTTGAGAAGGAGTTCCGTGCACAGCTTGCTTTCCTGAAAGCTATGGGTGCGAAAGTGATCGGCGCATCTGAGCAGAGCCACAGTGTTCAGGGCCAGATGGATACTCCGATTTTCGGACATAAATATGAGATGAATGACGAAGAGTGGGATACCTTCTGCACAGGTATGAACAAGCTTGGTAAGATCGCAAAAGAGGAGTATGATATTGCTCTTACTTTCCATCATCATATGGGTACTGTTGTACAGAGCCTTGCTGAGGTTGACCGTATGATGGAGAATACAGATCCTGAATATGTAAGTCTTCTTTTTGATACCGGTCACTTTACATACTGTGGAGAGGATCCTCTTGAGGTTGTAAAGAAATATGTTCACAGGATCAGACATGTTCATCTGAAGGATATCCGTCCGGAAGTTGTTGAGCAGGTTAAGAAAGAAAACATGAGCTTCCTTGCAGGCGTAAGAGCCGGTGCCTTCACGATTCCGGGAGATGGATGCATCAACTATGATCCAATCTTCAAGGTTCTCGAGGATGCAGGCTACGAGGGATATATGGTTGTTGAGGCTGAGCAGGATCCGGCTAAGGCTAATCCGCTTGAGTATGCGATCCGTGCAAGAAAATTCATTGCTGAGAAGACAGGCTTATAATTACGACAGGGAAATAGGTGCATGCTGATGTACAGTTAAGCGGAATAAAGATGTCCGCTTTGCATAGAAAAAGCGGTATCAGCCAGTAGTGCTTTGACACCGCTTTTTTCTGTAAGATGCAAACAGTGTACGATAAACAGGACAGGAGGGCCAAATCATGGCACTTGTGAAAATGAAAGATCTGCTGAGACGTGCCGAAGAGAAAAATATTGGCTGCGGTGCTTTCAGTGTTGGTAATATGGAAATGGTAAGAGGTGCGATCCGCGCAGCAGAAGAACTGGATACTCCGATCATCCTTCAGATCGCGGAGGTGCGTTTGAAAAATTCTCCGCTTCACCTGATGGGACCGATGATGGTACAGGCTGCAAAGGAGGCTAAGGTGGATGTGGCTGTCCATCTGGATCATGGTCTTACTTTTGAGTCGGTTGACAAGGCTCTGGAGCTTGGCTTTACATCGGTTATGCTGGATGCTTCTACGCTTCCTTTTGAAGAAAACATCGCCAGAGTAAAGGCCGTTGTGGAGAAAGCACGTAAATACGGCGCTACAGTTGAGGCTGAGCTGGGACTTGTGGGCGGAAGTGAGGATGGAAGTTGTGACCACGGTATCCGCTGCACAGATCCGGATGATGCGGTCGTTTACGCAAGAGAGACAGGTATTGATGCGCTTGCAGTTGCCATCGGGAATGCCCATGGTAATTATCCGGTAGCGCCGACGCTTGCTTTTGATGTATTGGAGAAGATCCATGAGAAAGTGGATATTCCGCTGGTTCTTCATGGCGGCAGTGGCATCACCGATAAAGATTTCCAGAAGGCGATCTCTCTTGGCATCCGTAAGGTGAATATTGCCACAGCAAGCTTTAA from Blautia sp. SC05B48 encodes:
- a CDS encoding cache domain-containing sensor histidine kinase, with translation MLKSIRAKILLAILTVTMFTACSLTGVFYFRAAGMIEENYSGILYGRMQQTIKDLDESLKEIYYVNTRTAWDTDIRNNAKEYSCTGNENSLENMAGLLREHSREYKDINSLYFVFPDKKMAVTSEEFPVNKQGISGEHIEELEKIQELDSFPVLVESPIHEGGSFLSVIQKVEDDNGEILGYVVADIRERAIYYEYLEAVNDEKITRIVLVDRNDEIVTSGDYSDIGKTFPEITDQNAPKMEGYAEKNGVISFFSRGSFSDCGLYLEVPKKEVLSGLSRMRLFLIGIFGAVFVAAVLLALWLSRVVCGPLRSMTGTVEKVGEGDLSLRTEVTTADEIGTLGKEFNHMLDYIEALIAQVIEEEQQKKDAELEALQYQITPHFMYNTLNSIKFAAFLKGEKELAGLIGDFVELLQASINKKGSFLSVADEIHILKNYIHLQDFRYQGSFRVKYEISEEAYRCYIPRLILQPLVENALLHGIDIKRQTGKIWISGNVSEGKLILIVKDNGRGMTKEQIRDLFNSHAKKTNGLSAVGIPNVKERLELYYGTQGGMEYVSSGNGTEVTVFLPAIYDMPEEGRKN
- a CDS encoding helix-turn-helix domain-containing protein translates to MTDLTMPVMDGIELIRKIREENRDIYIIVLSCHDDFEYVKEAMRLGADEYVLKNSLDEDSLYDTLEKSARLIEKRREKSQEQARTRKLIHLGSHALKYYFFNGLISGMLKNQVREEKRVEAGIAGKYFNSAVICMFMENWAERERQWTPLEVEQYSHHFRHRLLERTEELLGTESEFTEVVYLGAGIFCCFLDLSGDCRTSAMQQRLTEAAAICYRHCQEDLCDFGISVSSVCMGEDGIRQAYQQAREMMKLHFYEKKEILYFEGRKKADSVLPESAEKLEGQISRLKAGKDRKKAEELWTQVLADCQDRYTDGRILVQWLKKLNQTAGIEKESIWYGDIESFEKFREKGSACISQLFVGEEDAVPEGISAAVKKALEFIREHYEAPISLQDAADAAEVNPAYLSYLFKQEMKIGFSNYVQELRIDYAKKLLSETNCKVKDVALRSGFGDYHYFSKIFKKFTGLSPAEYRKESGLS
- a CDS encoding LacI family DNA-binding transcriptional regulator, encoding MGVTIRQIAEAAGVSRGTVDRALNNRGRIRPEVAERIRAIADEMGYKPNQLGRALSMSRNNIKIGVILQGAETPFMKEVLKGIQEACAEVDNLGGTVLVHKIEHQNAEDVILAMEKMRMEEVSGIAMVPLDEERVKREIDRFVEEFRIPVVTFTSDVEDTKRLCFVGQNGVQCGRAAAGLMGELTGGKGKVAVISGYSTNTSLSSRVVGFREEIARKYPGIEIIGPEYCFEENGRAREITEGIFKDVPDLDGIYLTSHGEEGVCEAIAGAGKAGQVKMVANDFMGRNYELMREGFIHFLIGQDARIQGYEPVMILFRLLFNGEAPERAKIFTEIYIRNEYTIPEGRH
- the iolG gene encoding inositol 2-dehydrogenase, coding for MIKVGIIGAGRIGRVHITSITTRVPDAVIKTVADPFLNDETAAWAKSMGVEHTTKDYKEIINDPEISAVLICSSTDTHSPISVEAIKAGKHVFCEKPIDHDIAKIKEVIDALEGTNLKYQVGFNRRFDHNFESLQQAVAAGKVGKPEIIKITSRDPEPPSIDYVKVSGGMFLDMTIHDFDMVRYLAGCDATEVYVQSANLVDPAIGEAGDVDTAVITLQMENGAIAVIDNCRRASYGYDQRAEVFGSDGMAAISNDSQSSTVISNAEGVTGEKPMFFFLERYMDAYGKEVAAFIDAIVNDKETPLNVYDGLKPVLMGLAAKKSSEEHRPVKISEIME
- the iolE gene encoding myo-inosose-2 dehydratase, producing the protein MFDKNKVKLGIAPIAWTNDDMPDLGKENTFEQCVSEMALAGFTGSEVGNKYPKDPEVLKKALELRGVEICNQWFSSFLITKPFEEVEKEFRAQLAFLKAMGAKVIGASEQSHSVQGQMDTPIFGHKYEMNDEEWDTFCTGMNKLGKIAKEEYDIALTFHHHMGTVVQSLAEVDRMMENTDPEYVSLLFDTGHFTYCGEDPLEVVKKYVHRIRHVHLKDIRPEVVEQVKKENMSFLAGVRAGAFTIPGDGCINYDPIFKVLEDAGYEGYMVVEAEQDPAKANPLEYAIRARKFIAEKTGL
- a CDS encoding class II fructose-bisphosphate aldolase; protein product: MALVKMKDLLRRAEEKNIGCGAFSVGNMEMVRGAIRAAEELDTPIILQIAEVRLKNSPLHLMGPMMVQAAKEAKVDVAVHLDHGLTFESVDKALELGFTSVMLDASTLPFEENIARVKAVVEKARKYGATVEAELGLVGGSEDGSCDHGIRCTDPDDAVVYARETGIDALAVAIGNAHGNYPVAPTLAFDVLEKIHEKVDIPLVLHGGSGITDKDFQKAISLGIRKVNIATASFNSLTAHVEKYMESTDKHNFFDLNEAMAQGTYENVKKHILVFNEPYQE